In Sciurus carolinensis chromosome 16, mSciCar1.2, whole genome shotgun sequence, the genomic window CTGGATGGCTGCAGTGAACTTCTGGTAGAGTTCATCCCGCTCTTGCTGTACCTGcaaggaggaggctggggtgggcaACAAGGTCCCTCGCTGGGACATCTCACTGAGGAGAAGCCACCTCCCACCCTGACCCTACATGGAGCACATTGCTACTACAAAAGGTCACTTTCACTAGTGCCAACACCCACAGCATATGGTCTATGTGCCATCCACACTGCCTGAAACCCCACCCTCTGTGCACAGAGTTAAAAGTGTGCAGCTGTCTACACAATGGACTGAAGGAGGGAAAAGTAGCATGAACCTCTTCAAAAAGCAATGGGACTGGATGTGGTGGTGTTTGCCTATAACcaaaggctgagaaaggaggatcatagtgccagcctcagcagcttaacaagaccctgtctcaaaatttaaaaataaaaagttttggggatgtagctcagtggtagaacaccctgagttcaatccctaggacttcaaaaaaaggagacaaagggggaggagggggaggaggaggagaaggaggagaggaaggacaaaaggaaggaagaaagaaggaagaggaggaggaagaggtggcaGCAGTGGTGGCAATGGGGTGTGCCAGGAAGAGCTGGAATAGCCCCACCCTGAAATCTGCTCCACAGGTGGGTCAGGGCCAGCTTTGCGTGAGTTAAGGCTGTGGGCTCAGGGGAGATGTACCCTGCCCCCATGTGAGAGCCACTTCATCATACTGCCAGCAGGCAATATTTGTAGGAAAGCCCTCCGAGTTTCCTACTGCCATCAGTGTCTTACAGGGCAGGTCGAAAGCAAGCCTTGCAGTAGCAGTCTGTCAACCAATAGGTAAGACTGTTCCTTCTCATCttctactctattttttttttttttttttaataccagggattgaacccaggtgtgcttaaccactgagcaacatccccagtcgtttttatttttttatttttgagacagggtctaagttgctaagttgctgaggctggccttgaacttgtgatcctcttgcctcagcctcccaagccactgggattacagtaatGAGCCTTTGCACCTGGCTACCCTTCTACTTCTTAATGTGAATTGTAAAACATTAAGACTTTATAGTAAAAGATAAACACCCCTTTAACCCCTATTCCCAGAGGCCACTACTGTGATCATTTGGTGTGACTCCTTCTAGAATGTTCTCATCACCattaggaaagaaagaggatCATGCTACAACACTGCAGCTTTCCATGCAGCAACATAGCCTAGAGGCTTCCATGCAGAGTGCCATGCCCTCCCCAACTATTGTACAGTCCCATAGATTTGCCTATATCCAATTCCCTGTCAGCAAACTTGTGGATCATAAGTCTCTATATTTTGCTAGCAAATCTGAGTTCTTGGTTCTCTGAGACACTGTCTTTGGCACATATCATGTGCCATATTCATGTGTAAGATGTGGCAGAGAACAGGCTGAAATCCAGACATATTTccacaggaaggaagaagagcaCCCTGTTTAACAGTAGAACTCAGAGTCTCACTGGCAAGGCCAGGGGTCCCTGCCCTGGGGCTGTCTATGCAAGTCACTGGCTGCCAGTGGCAGTGTGAGATACTCAGCACCTCTGAAGGTGAATTAAGACCTGACACAAGATGCAAGGCTCCTAAGGGGCCTGCTCCGGAGAGATGGGGCCAATCCATTATTGGTCTGCATCCATGAACTCTCTAGTGACTATGGCTATAGATGAAATGCTCAACCGTGTGAGCCACAGTCAGAGCCTGAGGGCCTTGTGATGCAGGGTTGGCCTTGGCCAGACCTTCATCGAACCCACAGAAGCAGGGAGGGAATATCTGCAAGGGACAGAGGACCAAACGTTTCTCTCACTCACAGGAATCTCAGACCAGCACATTACATGAGAAGTGTCTGCCCAATCACATCAGCAAAGGTTGAAGTTCATCAGCTCTAGAGTagacaggaaggagcaggaagtgGCCCTCAGGCAGCTGTCAGGAACACCACCCAGAGCAGCCCTCTTGGTGACTCATCAGGATTCTAGCACAGACCCCTCTGACCCAGCACTCCACTGCACGGACTGATCACAGAGCTGCAGAGATGAACTGGAAAGGGTAATTGTACCAACAAAGCTTGTAACAGCAAAGGAGTGAAAACAAAGAACAGCTCCTAGGGGAATTAGCTAGACAAACAAGCAGATGCAGATGTCAAAAAGAATGAGGCTGCTCTGTGTGTACAGGCTGGACATACTTTGAGATTAAAATGCAGGTTGCTGTTGACATGCTCCCATTTTGtaaaccatggagccacatctaTGCTCCATGCAGGAAGAAGCCTGGAAAGCGGCTCACAAAACCATCATCTTTCATGGGGACCAGCATTGAGCAGCAGTGCAACACTCAAGTTCACTTACCCTTGGGATCTCAGTATTTCTGCACAAGTGTGTAACAGGCTAGGGCTCAACAACACACATATGCAGGTGGAAAGAGCTGCTGCTTGGGTTGGGCCTCTTCCACATGCTGCAAAGGCCAGCTTCTGAGGGGACAGAGAGGCACTCCCCACAAGGTCCCAGGCCTTGTAACAGACACCAtaggtttttgtttctctttttgtgtttcatggtgctggagattgagctacatccccagtcctttttatttttacacaggatattgctaagctgcccaggctggcctgaaccTGTTTCAGCCACCTCCAGAGTTGTAGGGATTACAGACAAGTGCCACTCACCCAGCAACACCATGGTCTTTTAACTCATAAACGCTGAGCGAACTGAGAAACAGCTCCCAAACCCAGAGACCAGCCTTGCTGGTCCACCTCGCTCACCTTGATGAACCGCTGCTCCAGCACCTCATGCTCCCACTGCAGGTCTTTCAGCTCTTTCTCAGTAACCTTCAAGCGTGCTGTTGTGCTCTAGACAGAAAAAGGGAAGTGGGGACAGAAAGCGTTCAGACTCAGAGGCATCCATGTACCACAAGCTCCTGGAAGACAGCAAGGCCAGAAATGAACTCCAGGAACAACTGGCTGGGAAAATTCCAACAACCAGACCCCACCTACGCTGGTCAGTGGGATACATGGAAGACTAGGGCCTCATCTCCCTTAGCACCCTCACTCTTGAAGGAGAGTGCAGCCTCCCCACCTTTCCCTTTCTGCTCTCAGGAGATATCCCCAGATGTGCCCTCTCTCCTGAGCCCAGGAACACACATGCCAAGGAAGAACTCAGCAGGGAACTCACCACCAGGATCTGCTTGTCCCTCTCATACTTTCCAAGTTTCCTCTGCATCTCGTTCATCTCCTCCCGTGCCTTCTGTAGAGGTTCTATCAGACGCCTGTTCTGCATAGACACCTCTGCCATCTCCCTCTCCAGGTGTTCTTCCTTCTTCCGCATGTCCTCCATCTGCTCCTATGGGCTCAGGTGCAGGTGTAGGAGGGATTCAGACTGTAGGACATGGGCTGGGTGCACTCCTGACCACACACGTGTCCTTCCAGCCTCACACACGCTGGGGACCTAGGCTTGCTTTATGTATAAACTGTGTTTTGCAAAGTCTTAACTTATTCTGGATTTTCTACTCAGGACTCCACAAGGGCAAGGGCTACTCTCCACCATGGAAACCCTGGGACTGCAGCATCTGAAGGATGATGACAgctgcccactctggccacacTGCAGCCATGGCATGGTGCCTGGGTGTTGATATGTCAGGATACCCTATTACTGCTTCACAGCCAGTAGGGAAATGTCCTGAttggaattttgtttgtttgtaagtggtactaggaattgaaccgaggtgtgctccaccactgcactacatcctcagccctttttattttttattttgaaacaggttctcactaagtagtccaggctggcctcaaacttgtgatctttctgcctcagcctcccaagtggctaggattacaggcatgcgtcaccacacctggcctgctTATTTCCAATTACAGATGGAGACAGGTTATATTACTTATGTATTTCAATTGAGGGGCTGTGTCCAGTACGTTTATAGAAAGGGGTCCAAGGGACAGTGAGAGCTGGGGTCTGCAGCCCCACATTGAGGACAGGCAGAGAGGGTCTACCGGCCCACCCAGGTCAGCACCTTGAGGGAGTTGATGAGGGCCAGGTTGTTGAGCGTGATATCGTTGTAGTAGTTCTTGATGTCAGTGAAGGCCTCCTCATGACGCTGCATCAGTGTATTGATCTGGCCGTTCTTCCTCTCTTCCACTTCGTGGATCTCAGTCTTTCTCCGCAGGTCAAGCTCGTCTCTCAGCACCTTCATCTTCTTATCATACTTGGCCTCAATTTCTGAAAGGTAGCAGCACATACAGCAGCTTAACAAAGGAAGAACAAGTGCCCTGTGGTTACAAGAAGAGATGAAACCTGAAAATAGGGCCAAAGAACTCCCATGATGGTCAGAACAAAGGCTGTGGAAACAAGCTCTGCCAAAGAACAGGAAAGGCCTAGGTGAGCTTTTCCTGCTGAGGTTCAAGGGGACACACTCAGCACAAGGGCCACTGTTGACCCTCCTTTGCCAGTGACAGGCACAGTTAATCAATGCCTGCACTGGGGTACCAACACTGTCAGTTGACCCCAACGGGCATTCACCACGGCCTATGCAGCCATCCAGCGACAGACTACAGGATTTAATCAGTAAGCCACAGGGACTTCTGAAATTTGAGGCTTCTCAGGTCAGAAGACTATTCTAAGAATGCTTCCCACAAGACTGAATAACTCCTGCCTGCTGTTAACTACTGATTTTAGACAGGAGTGGGGAAGTGTGTGGTACTCACAGCCTCTCAAACACACGGAAATAAGTTGTTCTGGGATTCTGAGTGggtccattctctctctctgtatgtggGTTGTTTTAATCTGCTTAGCATGCTCTGAATTAACAAGTTCTGGAGGCAAATCACTTTCTGATGAAGGCAGGTCTCTGACACCATCCAATACAATGTGCATATGAGAaactgacctcgaacttgcctCTCAAAGTCATTCCGCATCTTGGTGATCTCCTCGGTATGTTTCTACACAGATAAAGAATGGCAAATAACTAGACAATGAGGCAGAGAGAGGTCCACTCCCTTCAGGTCAACCCTGTTCCTCACCCCTAAGAAAAGTACAGCTCAGTAAACCCTGtgctgctgatgctgctggttgCTGGGTTCCCCTCCCCTCCAAGTCCATGGAACCTGCCCAGAATAACATAGTTTTGGTAATCTCCACATTTCATAAGTCATCTCCCTGAACAAGATCACCTCTGAGCCTGGATGATGTGACAGATCTGAGTACTGGACAGCTTGGTTTCCTCATGGTATCTTTCCACAGGCTGGAGAACAGTCACTTCTGCACAGAGCTACAGCTCTCTCCAGGAGCCTCAGGGGGTTCCTGCTAACCTATCTCAACTGTTGCTCAgggcaacatttaaaaattattttcataaacaaTTATTatgccaggtatagtggcacacacctgtaatcccagtgacccaggaggctaaggcaggaggatcacaaattcaaggccagcctgggcaacttagtgagaccttgtctcaaagaaaaatttttttaaaaaagatccagggatgagggctggggagatagctcagcacaaggccttgagttcgatccccagtaccacaaaaataaataaataaataaataaggtccagagatggagctcaatggtatagcatccctaggttcaattcctactactgaaataaataaataaataaataaatttctttaaaaacaatttattaaatactacgattttttttttctttttcttttttttttttttttttttgggtgctggggattgaacctagggccttgtgcttacaaggcaagcactctaccaactgaggtatctccccagtccctaaatACTACAATTTTTAatcacaaactttttaaaaaaagttttttagttgtcaatggatcttttattttatttatttttatgtggtgctgagtattgaacccaggacctcacacatgacaggcaagcactctaccactgagccataactctaGCCCCCGAACTTAAACTATTTTTAGGTCAGTATTTTACATGAAGGACCACTCTGAAGGACCTGCACCTCAGGTTAAGCACACAGTCTCATATCACTGAATTAATCTGAAACCAGCCATTCTGTGGTTCTCAGGAAAGACCATGCAATTCTGGAGGCCTTCGGCACCCTCGGGCTTTACTGCTGTCCGCAATGCCACTGAGCTAGCTCCTGGCAGTTGAAGTTGGGCTGCTCCCAGCATGAGGCAAATGTGTTAAGAAAGGCTTCTCTACCCAGCATCCAGGAAGTACCTCTGAAAACTAAAGTCAGACACGTGCTTCCTCTCCCCAGTCCTCAGAGGGCTCCCTACTCAGTGTACCAAAGCCCCCATCCTCACCAGGGCTTTCTGGGTTAACAAGTTCTAGCCATCTCTTCAGCCTCTAGGCCTTCCCACTGACCCATCCCTTCTCTGGGCTGGTCTCTTCCAGCCCAGTCGTCTAACTCCTTCCAGCCTTTGCCCAGATATTACCTTCTCAATCAGGCAATGCTGGAATTCTTGTAAAAACTGCAGCTTCCCCACAACTCCAGCTCCCCCAACTCACCTCACTTTGCAATACTCATCCCTATCAGCTTTGCTATGTGCACTTGAcacatttattttgtcttctctccCGGGTattgtctctctctttcctgaccCTTCAGCCCCACTTGGGAATGCATTCTGACAGAGATCAGATCAGGGCTGGACACCTAATGGACACTCAGCAAATGAATTTCAGTCTCCACCTGGAAACCCCAAGAATCAAACGCCTGCAGCTACTGAAGGACTGCTACACAggacatctttttctttctttctttctttttttttttttttttttttgtggattgGACAGTGCACCcagaaatgctctaccactgagctacatcctcagtcctatttatttatttatttatttatttatttatttatttatattttgagggtCTCAAAGTTGcacaggttggccttgaacttgcgatcctccaacctcagtctccccagttactgggatcacaggcatataAGGATTGAGTCTCTAAAAACATCCAATGCTCTTCCCTAAGAAGAGTATCTGGGTGTCAGAGGTCAGCAGTACATGAAAAAAGATCCTGAGCTGGATTTTCCTTTGGAGGAGACAATCCATTGAATGGGTCTAAGACAGCAATCTGCACTTGACCCTGAAATATGGTTTGGtggactgcatttttttttttttaagtatttcaaggaattgaaaaaaatgtggGAATTTTTACACAAAACCTAAACTCCAGTTGTTGAAAGATCAGGAGTTCAGGCAGCCCTAGGCTCACTGACCCCACAGTCTATCACCCTGGTGTCCCCTCCTCATGCCTACCAGTCGCAGGTTCTTCACCACCACCTCATTGGCCAGTTCCTGCTCCTTCAACTCCACCTTCAGTGTCCTCATGTCCTTGCGCAGAACACTCTCCTGTGCACGGTGCTCCTTCTGAGCCAGCTTCATGACCACTGTGCCCTCAGTCTTCATCTCCGTCAGGTTGTTCTGGTGCTCATACAGCAGATGCTTCACCTTCTGCTTGTACACCTGTGGGACAGGAAGGCACCACCTGCTCACTTGTACCCTGAAGAACAAAACAGGACACTGCAGCTGATGGGTGAGGTGCACGTCCAGCTAACACAGTGCTGAGAAGGAATGCCAGGTTGCAAGGAGGTCAACCTTCCACATCATGAAGGCTGGGATTCAAACACAGGATCTGCAGGGCTCTCCTGCCACTGGAGGGATGAAGCTTCTTTCCTTCCAAGTGAAGCTGAAGGAGCAGGAGCTCTTTTAAGAAGAAATCACCTTCAGGTTCCCAATATAAAGGGCACCAAGAGTTATGATCCCAAAGCCAGGGGATAAAAGTTCCCACCCCACCACCCAGTCCAGCTGCTATGCTGCTGCAGGTGAATCTAAGCAGGCCAGTCCTACTCACCTTGATCTCCACTTGGTgcctctcctcagcctcctccatCTCCCGGTCTTTGTTTCGAAGCTCAGCCTTCTTCTCCTCCAGCTGCCTCCGTGTGATCTCCCAGAAGGTATGGATTTTATCTCGCTCCAGCTGGAAGTAGTTACGCTCCTCCCGCTCCCGGTCCAGCTCCTCTCGGATGCGGTTGACATGCTCTTCCACCTGACCAGGCGCACACCCACAGTAGAGGCAGGTAGATGAAGAACAGCAAAGAAGCAAGAGGGAGGGGCCACTTACCAAAATAATAAGAACTAACAGTAAAAGTTAAAACATGATGCTAGGGGGCTCTAGGGACAGGGTACATCAGGTAGATAGCAAAATTCTCTCGAATTCAGCCAATACAAAACAATTCTATCCTTTCAGCAGTTCCTGGGAATTTATACTAcagaaatttctaaaatgaaacaCAAGAGCTTTTTGCTCAAAGATATTAGCCTCACCATTATTAGAactacaaatatattaaaaagaaaatgagacaggacaattttaaacaaaaataattggaaaattagAGTAAATCAACTAGAAGAAATATTATatggcaaaaaatatatatgaaaataatgtagCAGCATGTAAACATGTTCAGAAaacaatattaaatgaaaataactcaCTTTTAAAGGTATAGTATTAAGCAGAAATACACAAAACCAGCAGATGTCTAACAACAGGTTTTGGCCCAGAGTCAAAAGCGAATCAGCAAATAGGTTAAGGAGAAAAGTAGGTTAGACTTACAGCTTTCTTAGGATCTCATTTCCCTTGAGAACTGGTTATCTTTGGGCACAACCCCAAGCCACTTATGGtcaatttttctctctcccaaaACCACATTCCCCACAGGGAAACCATGTTTCTCACTTCAAGAGAACCAACCAGTGGGCTGTGAGGGGAAGACACTGGGCAGGGGTTTGGGTCCCCACAAGGAAGTATGGCATTACAGATTCTGACTACTGCCTCAGGAAAAGTACAAATGTCTTCACATCACAGGTCATTAGCGTCACTCCAAGAAACAGCTGAAACCAGGGTTCCAACCTGCTCTGTTGGGCTCACATGGTGTTAGATTTTGCCATCACTCAATATTTAGATTTCTTGTAAATATCAGATTCCTACCTTTTctggaaaaatcagaaaacaaagagcAATGAAGTCCAACGCCCTCATGGCAACCACCAAGTGAAGTGGCTACAGCTGTCCTCTGCAAAGGGGAGGGCACAACTCTCCAGATCACCCTAGTCCCTACCCTACTGCTGAACCCTGCAGGCTTCCTAAGTCTGTGCCTCAAGTGTTCAGTATACATGGCCAGCCTCTTCTCTGCAGACCATTCATGGTTAGGACCACTGCTGCATCAAAGTTCCAACTCTACAAGGATGAGGTATAAACAGGTACAAGAAACAGCTCACAATGCAATGTTCAATCCACTCTCCACCCATCACCCCAGTGACCCTTCCAAAAACACAACTCGATCCCACCACCACTCTACTTAAACTGCCAGTGATTTTCCTGCACTTAAAATACAGCAGTCATCACCACCTCAGCTCACATGACTCTTTGAATctccttcatatttatttttcaatcttaaAACTATCAAAAGAAAGTAAGGTTTATTAATACTATCACACAGGTCCACACAGAGCCCTTAGATCCCCTGTCAGATGTTCACAGGGTCATCAACACAGAGGACACAGGTCCACTGTGCTTGCCACATGCTATAGCTGTCAGGAGTCTTTTCTGTGAAATTGTCATCACATAATCAGGTTCACTAACCCTTTACATCAAAATAAACAGGTGGCTTAAAATAATTACTACATGTATgattaactcaaaatgaacccaactattatgtacaactacaatgtaccaataatagaaaaaatgataattactTCAAAGAAACTATAAAGACTCCACTCCCTCTCCAAACTAAACACAGGCAACAAGAGGCAGTCCTGACACTGTTACTCCTTGTTGGAATTTTTGTCAAAAACAATGAATGAGTAGTAAGACTGAGGAAATGTAATTTTAGGTAAATCATGTCCCTTTCAAAAAGTTTCTTTTTGCTATAATGTTTAATAGTAAATAAAGGAGAATGGCATACATGTATATACTAACAGCTCTGTAAACATCAGATACATAAGAGGGCAAGACTGAAAGATAACggaattaaaaagttattatttcagaaaaatattttcttccaaattccaACCACTCTATTAGAAAGTTCCTTAATGTGGCTGtattccacttttaaaaaatatgtaatgcaCTTGCATACTGTAAAGATGATGGGAATTATGGACAGAAATGGAAGATCCAGACTGAGGGGAGAGGATTGAATCGGGCAGTGATGAGATGCACACCAAGGTGCCTGGAGTGGCACCCACCCCAGCCAGGACTGGGCAACACAGGCCTGCTCACCTGCTCCTTGCTCATGTCCTCTGGAGCCAGCCCATCGACAACTGGGGTGCCTTTGGCTttgcctttcttccctttctttttgggCGCCTTTGGTTGAAGAGAGAATTGGGTAAGTAAAGGACACTCTAATGACTTCCCCTTATTGGCTGGCTCTAAGTTGCTCCCATGAGGCATttcggggggggggggagtgaaTAACTGTTTGGAACCTCTACCCCTACAGTTCACTCTCATGTCCTCCCCCATAGGAGCATTCAACTGGAACACATCTCTCTGCACTGGGTTTTCCCACCATTAACCACACACAACCCTGTCAACACATTTGGAGAAGCACAAAGGAGACATCTCCCTTTCCAGAAAAGTACATTTTCTCCCTCTAAAAGGAATGGAGGAAGTTATTCCGAATCCATTCACTCCTTCATATATGGTAGACTTCACCAATGTGAATGGAAAATTTACTTAGACTCAGAAAGGACAGCCCCCAATACCACTCTGCCAAAATGTTACCATGTTGCCTATAATGCTTGGTAACCACCACTGAAAGAAAct contains:
- the Gas8 gene encoding dynein regulatory complex subunit 4 isoform X3; translation: MKVLRDELDLRRKTEIHEVEERKNGQINTLMQRHEEAFTDIKNYYNDITLNNLALINSLKEQMEDMRKKEEHLEREMAEVSMQNRRLIEPLQKAREEMNEMQRKLGKYERDKQILVSTTARLKVTEKELKDLQWEHEVLEQRFIKVQQERDELYQKFTAAIQEVQQKTGFKNLLLERKLQALNAAMEKREVQFNEVLAASNLDPAALTLVSRKLEDVLESKNSTIKDLQYELARVCKAHNDLLRTYEAKLLAFGIPLDNVGFKPLETAVIGQTLGQGPAGLVGTPT
- the Gas8 gene encoding dynein regulatory complex subunit 4 isoform X2; amino-acid sequence: MSKEQVEEHVNRIREELDREREERNYFQLERDKIHTFWEITRRQLEEKKAELRNKDREMEEAEERHQVEIKVYKQKVKHLLYEHQNNLTEMKTEGTVVMKLAQKEHRAQESVLRKDMRTLKVELKEQELANEVVVKNLRLKHTEEITKMRNDFERQVREIEAKYDKKMKVLRDELDLRRKTEIHEVEERKNGQINTLMQRHEEAFTDIKNYYNDITLNNLALINSLKEQMEDMRKKEEHLEREMAEVSMQNRRLIEPLQKAREEMNEMQRKLGKYERDKQILVSTTARLKVTEKELKDLQWEHEVLEQRFIKVQQERDELYQKFTAAIQEVQQKTGFKNLLLERKLQALNAAMEKREVQFNEVLAASNLDPAALTLVSRKLEDVLESKNSTIKDLQYELARVCKAHNDLLRTYEAKLLAFGIPLDNVGFKPLETAVIGQTLGQGPAGLVGTPT
- the Gas8 gene encoding dynein regulatory complex subunit 4 isoform X1 codes for the protein MAPKKKGKKGKAKGTPVVDGLAPEDMSKEQVEEHVNRIREELDREREERNYFQLERDKIHTFWEITRRQLEEKKAELRNKDREMEEAEERHQVEIKVYKQKVKHLLYEHQNNLTEMKTEGTVVMKLAQKEHRAQESVLRKDMRTLKVELKEQELANEVVVKNLRLKHTEEITKMRNDFERQVREIEAKYDKKMKVLRDELDLRRKTEIHEVEERKNGQINTLMQRHEEAFTDIKNYYNDITLNNLALINSLKEQMEDMRKKEEHLEREMAEVSMQNRRLIEPLQKAREEMNEMQRKLGKYERDKQILVSTTARLKVTEKELKDLQWEHEVLEQRFIKVQQERDELYQKFTAAIQEVQQKTGFKNLLLERKLQALNAAMEKREVQFNEVLAASNLDPAALTLVSRKLEDVLESKNSTIKDLQYELARVCKAHNDLLRTYEAKLLAFGIPLDNVGFKPLETAVIGQTLGQGPAGLVGTPT